From the genome of bacterium:
AACTGGATTCCCTGGCGCGCAATGTTGTCGATATTAGGTGTCGGCGCCGCTTCCGGATTGTAACAGCTCAGGTAGTCGGGCCGTTGCGTGTCAATTGTGATCAGGATTATGTTGTAACTACGATAGGAAAAATAAACGTGAACCAGAATACCAATTGCGAGCGCTACCAGGGCAAAAATCAAGAGTTTCTTCATCATTCGATGCCTGACAAAAGGCATTCATCTTAAACGTATTTTATTGCGATTTCAATATTTAAAGCTAATATTGGGACTTTTAAGGAGATATTATGAAAAAGGCAGCGCTGATTCTTCTTCTATTTTTGCCGCTGGCGGGCAATCCCGCCACGGATGATTTTCGAAAGTACTGGTATCAGGGGAAAGGGGAGTTGACCAGGTACAACCTGGAACAGGCCCGTTACGGCGAAATCCACAAAGGTGATGCCGTATTGATTTTTGTGACCGAGCCCTTCCTAACAGACAAACAGGTGAAGCTGGATTCAGGAAAATCTTCTTCCGCAATCTCTGTTTTGAAATTGAATCTGACGAAAAAATTCTATACGGGAATTTATCCCTATTCATTGATGACCTCCGTTTTTTCGCCGGTTGATTATCAAAAGCAACGGACTCTCAAAGTAACTTCTTCCACACAGGAATGGTGCGGACATACGTATAGCCAGTTGAATTTTAGGAACAACGGTTATCAGGCCTTGATGCGCTCCTATTTTCAAGAGGAAGCCGATCAAAATCTGTCATTGAAAGGAACCTGGTTGGAGGATGAGATCTGGACCCGCATTCGTCTTGCGCCGGAGACTTTGCCGGTGGGCGACGTTGAACTGATTCCTGCTCTTCAATTCGTCAGACTAGGCCATGTCGATCTGAAGGTGGAGCCGGCCACTGCGCAGCGCGAACGGGATGGAAAGCTGGAAACCTATACTGTGCAGTACAAGAATCTCAAGAGGACGCTTACCATCCGGTATGACGCAGCTTTTCCGCATGCTATTCAATCGTGGGAAGAAAAGACGCCGGGCGGTTTTGGTCCAAACGCCGCGATGCTTACAACTCGCGCGGTGAAAACACACAGTATCCTTTTGGATTACTGGAACAAGCATAATGTTGCGGACGCGCCCTATAGGAAGAAACTTGGATTGAATTAGCTAAGTAGCGCGGGCATCCCGCCGGCGAAAGCTTCGCAGACGAGACGTCCGCGCTACTTTGTTCAAATAATCTCGATGTTAGGAGCGGGAATCAAACCCTGAGAATGGCCTTCCGTGAGCAGTTTGCGTATGGCTTCCGTTCCTCTGTCTCCCAGATCGCGCGTGAAATGATTCACATACATTCCTACAAAGCGGTCGGCAAGCTTTAGCTCGGTATTTCTTGCGTATTTGATCGCGTACTTCATAGCTTCTTCACGATGCTCGAGTCCGAAATCGATGCTTTGCTTCATGTAATCCGAAATCTGCCGGCATAATTCACTTCCCAGATCTTTGCGCACTCCGTTCACACCGAGTGGCAAAGGAAGGGAGGTTTTGTCGTACCACCAACGTCCCAGATCGAGAACTTTTGCAAAGCCAAGTTTCGAGTAGGTTAATTGGCCTTCGTGGATGATGAGTCCCGCATCTGCATTCCCCGTTTGCACTGCATCGAAGATTTTGTCAAACGGAACGATTTCGTATTGAAAACCTCCTAAGCAGAGTTGAAGAGCGAGAAATGCCGTGGTCAATTCTCCCGGGATTGCGATCTTCTTCGCGCGCAGTTGTTCAAGCGAAAGCTGCTCGCGCGATACAACGATCGGACCATACTTTTCGCCGATGCTTGCGCCATGCCGCAGCAAGGCATACTCCGAAGCGACGTGCGCGTAAGCATGAACGGACAGCGCAGTCACTTCGAGCTTCTTTTCAAGTGCCCACCGGTTCAAAGTTTCAATGTCGCGAAGGATGTGCTGGAATTCCAGGCTCCCGGTGTTCAGCTTATCGTGAGCCAACGCATAAAACATGAAAGCGTCATCCGCATCCGGGCTGTGTCCAACTTGTATCTTCATTGCTCTACAGAAGAGTTTTGCCAAGCAAAGGAGCCATTTCACGCAGCGTTTTCTGGAGCTCTTCAAACGCTTGAAAATCGATGCTCTGCGGTCCATCGCTTTTTGCCGCCTCCGCCTGATGATGTACTTCAATCAAAAGTCCATCTGCGCCTGCGGCCAGGGAAGCGCGGGAAAGGGGCAGAATCAAACTTCGTTTTCCCGAAGCATGACTCGGATCGACGAAAATCGGCAAGTGGGATAGTTGCTGAATCAACGGCACTGCGCTGATATCCAGCGTATTGCGGGTCGCTTTTTCGAAAGTCCTAATTCCACGCTCGCAAAGGATGACCTGAGAATTGCCTGCCTGGAGAATATACTCGGCTGCTAACAAGAATTCATCGAGCGTAGCATTCATTCCTCTCTTCAAAAGTACCGGTTTCGATTGTTTTCCTGCGGTCTTCAGCAACTGAAAATTTTGCATGTTGCGAGTCCCGATTTGAATCACGTCCGCGTATTCGGCGACAACCGGAACGTGACCGGAGGAGACTGCTTCTGTAACGACTTTCATGCGAAACTGATCCGCCGCCTTGCGAATAAAACGCAATCCTTCTTCTTCCAGACCCTGAAAAGCATAAGGGGAAGTGCGAGGCTTGAAGGCTCCGCCGCGTAGAAATTGAACGCCGGCGCGTGAAAGCTGCCTTGCAATCCCAGTAATTTGTTCCTCCGACTCCACGGCGCAAGGCCCCGCAATCATTACAAAATGTTTCTCCCGAATCACAATATCCCCGACCGTGATAATTGCCTCCTGCGTGGATGGATCGCGTTTCACGAGTTCATAAGGGGGAGTGATGCGAAAGACGTCCAGCACACCGGGTTGGCTCAAGAAGAAATCTTTGGAAAGGAGCGTCTGCTTGCTGTAAATGCGGAGGATTGGTTCCCCATTCCAAATCACCTGAAACTCACAGCCCAGGTCACGCAATTTTTGCGTTAGTTGCTCCGTTTCTGCGGCAGTAATATCCTTCTTAAGTATTACAATCATTGAGGGTTAGCCCTGTGGAGAAATAAGCGTTATGATAACAGTTTCGGTTGACCACGACAAGTGCAACGATTATTATCTGCAATGCAATGAACATCGATTCCCCTCCCTTATGAAGGGAGGAGCTAGGAGAGGGTTGGAGACAAAATCAACTCCCAACCTCCTCCTTACCCCCTCCTTCATAAGGAGGGGGATTCTTTGTGCACGTTTAATATCATGAAGCCCAGAATTTATCTCGATTACAACGCTTCGACTCCGCTCGATCCGCGTATCGCTCGCGAGATGGCGGAGAAAATGAATGTGTTTGGGAATCCATCCAGCGTGCATGCAGAAGGCAGGGAATCCCGTGCTCTGGTGGATGAAGCTCGCGTCCATGTGGGCCGTCTTCTCAACTGTAATCACAGGCAAATCTTGTTTACGTCCGGTGGAACCGAAGCGAACAATCTTGCAATCATGGGCACTGCTCGTGCGAATCAAGACCGTGGTAAGCACATCATCACTTCTGCGATCGAGCATTCCTCGGTTAAGAATGTATGCGGGGAACTGGCGCGCGAAGGATATGAAATTACTTATGTACATCCCCGCTCAAATGGCGTCATTGATTCCAACGATGTCGCGGTCGCAATGCGCGAAGACACGATCTTGATCACGATCATGCTTGCAAATAATGAAATCGGTACGATCCAGCCGGTTCAACAAATATGCTCGCTGGCCAGAGCGCGTGGAATCCCGGTTCATACTGATGCAGTTCAGGCGGTTGGGAAAATACCTGTGGATGTGGAAGCTCTCGGATGCGACCTGTTGAGCATTTCCGCGCATAAAATTTACGGGCCAAAGGGAGTGGGCGCACTTTATTTCAGTGAATCGATTTCCTTAACACCTCAGATAAGGGGTGGCAGCCATGAAAAAGGATTGCGGGCGGGAACCGAAAATGTTGCAGGGATTCATGCGCTCGGGTTTGCTGCGAAGATTTTGGTGGAGGAAGGTCTACCGGAGCTCTTGCCTTTACGGCAGAGATTAGAAGCAGGACTCGCGCGAACTTCGATGAAAATACTTTGTGAAGATGCTCCCCGTTTGCCGAATACGGTGAATTTTTATGCGCCGAATTGGCCGGGTGAATCCCTGGTGATGGCATTTGATCTGGAAGGGATTGCGGTGAGTAACGGTTCCGCGTGTTCCGCAGGAGTGATCGAACCATCTCATGTAATTTCAGCTTTAGGGTATAATGACGTCATTGCACGTAGTGTGATCCGTGTAAGCTTGGGAAAATTTACAAAGCCCGAAGAGATTGATGTGCTTCTTCGCGTAATTCAAGGTCTGGAAGGAGGGGGTGTGGGTTTATGATCATTTCGTGTACGTCTTGCGGGACGAAATATAAGTACGATGAAACCAAGCTGGAAGGTGTCATCAGTAAGAAAGTAAGATGTCCCAAATGCAAGACGGTCATCGAAGTATTTAACCCGATCACTGAGGCTAAGAGGCCCTTCCCGGATGTTGATCCGTTGGAGCAGACCCATTCTTCGGCGCAGCAACGGAAGAAAGCTCCTGCTGCCGCTAGACCGGCACTGGTGACACAACCGATGAGCGAAGAGGAAATGCAGGGGCCCCGCACAGCGCAGGTGAATCGCGAATCGGCGATAGCGGAAGCTATGGCCGGTGATCATGATGATTACCTGAAGATGCCGGAGTCCCGGAGATTTTCTTTAGCGGTGATTCAGGGCTTTAATGCGGGTGAAATTTTTGCGATAACAAAACCAAAAATGGTGGTTGGTCGCAGTGATGCAGACATCATTGTCAAGGATCTTGAAGCTTCGCGGCAGCACGCGCGTCTCGATGTAATGGGAGACCGTGTGATTTTGCGCGATCTTAGCAGCACCAATGGCACATTTGTAAACGAACAACGGATCACAACTATGACTCTGGAGAATCAGCAGGAATTCCGGATCGGCACAACCATCTTC
Proteins encoded in this window:
- a CDS encoding ABC transporter substrate-binding protein, whose product is MKIQVGHSPDADDAFMFYALAHDKLNTGSLEFQHILRDIETLNRWALEKKLEVTALSVHAYAHVASEYALLRHGASIGEKYGPIVVSREQLSLEQLRAKKIAIPGELTTAFLALQLCLGGFQYEIVPFDKIFDAVQTGNADAGLIIHEGQLTYSKLGFAKVLDLGRWWYDKTSLPLPLGVNGVRKDLGSELCRQISDYMKQSIDFGLEHREEAMKYAIKYARNTELKLADRFVGMYVNHFTRDLGDRGTEAIRKLLTEGHSQGLIPAPNIEII
- the aroF gene encoding 3-deoxy-7-phosphoheptulonate synthase, translated to MIVILKKDITAAETEQLTQKLRDLGCEFQVIWNGEPILRIYSKQTLLSKDFFLSQPGVLDVFRITPPYELVKRDPSTQEAIITVGDIVIREKHFVMIAGPCAVESEEQITGIARQLSRAGVQFLRGGAFKPRTSPYAFQGLEEEGLRFIRKAADQFRMKVVTEAVSSGHVPVVAEYADVIQIGTRNMQNFQLLKTAGKQSKPVLLKRGMNATLDEFLLAAEYILQAGNSQVILCERGIRTFEKATRNTLDISAVPLIQQLSHLPIFVDPSHASGKRSLILPLSRASLAAGADGLLIEVHHQAEAAKSDGPQSIDFQAFEELQKTLREMAPLLGKTLL
- a CDS encoding cysteine desulfurase → MKPRIYLDYNASTPLDPRIAREMAEKMNVFGNPSSVHAEGRESRALVDEARVHVGRLLNCNHRQILFTSGGTEANNLAIMGTARANQDRGKHIITSAIEHSSVKNVCGELAREGYEITYVHPRSNGVIDSNDVAVAMREDTILITIMLANNEIGTIQPVQQICSLARARGIPVHTDAVQAVGKIPVDVEALGCDLLSISAHKIYGPKGVGALYFSESISLTPQIRGGSHEKGLRAGTENVAGIHALGFAAKILVEEGLPELLPLRQRLEAGLARTSMKILCEDAPRLPNTVNFYAPNWPGESLVMAFDLEGIAVSNGSACSAGVIEPSHVISALGYNDVIARSVIRVSLGKFTKPEEIDVLLRVIQGLEGGGVGL
- a CDS encoding zinc-ribbon domain-containing protein, whose protein sequence is MIISCTSCGTKYKYDETKLEGVISKKVRCPKCKTVIEVFNPITEAKRPFPDVDPLEQTHSSAQQRKKAPAAARPALVTQPMSEEEMQGPRTAQVNRESAIAEAMAGDHDDYLKMPESRRFSLAVIQGFNAGEIFAITKPKMVVGRSDADIIVKDLEASRQHARLDVMGDRVILRDLSSTNGTFVNEQRITTMTLENQQEFRIGTTIFMLIITDVE